Part of the Clostridia bacterium genome is shown below.
TAAGCGTTATTATAGCTCTGCTGCTCCTCATCATTACCCTCCTCTATCTCTCCACTACCTCGGGTATCGTCCCGAGCACCGGCAGGTCGAGATAGTTCTTTACATCATCTGGGGTCTTTATGGTATTGTCCATATACTCTATCAAAAACACTACTCCCAATCCTGCCATCAATGCTATAAAAAATGATACTGCTACCGTAAGCTTGACTCTGGGTCTCACGGGTTCTTTGGGTATCTGTGCATGGTCTATTATCTGCACATTTTCCATCTTTAAAAGCTTGACTATCTCATCCATGAATATGGAGGCCGAGGTGTTCGCTATGCTGGCAGCCAACCTCGGATCTTTGTCCTCCACTGTTATCTTTATTATCTCGGTATCGTTTACCGATTCTACGCTTATCTTTTCGCTCAGCTCTTCTACAGTCATGGGAAGATGCAGTTGCTCTGTCACTTTTTGCAAAACGCTCCTGCTCTTTATCACCTCGGAATATGTCTTTACCAGCCTTTGGTTTAGCAGTATGTCGTTATATTCTATAGGTGTTTGTTCAGAACTCTCTTTTACAAGAATGAGGGATGTGCTGCTGGAATATATCTTGTCCACCACAAAAGCGCTCAAGATAAAGCTGGTTATCACTGCCACTATTACCAGTAGGGTGATTATCCACATCCTCTTTCTCACTATTGCAAAGAACTCTCGTAACTCCATCTTCAAATTCTCCCCTTTTTACAAATTAACACTGTATTCCATTATATATTATTTCTCTCCAAATTTAAACATTTTTCAGTAAAAATTTGTTAAAAGCCTCCTTTGGAGATGGAAGATACAGTATTTTCTACCATGGCTTCCAGTGCAGGGGGGAGTCCGCTTATTCCAAATTTCATAAATCCGCTTATTATGGCAGAAGTAGCCTCTTCTTCTGACAGCCCTCTAGCCATCAAGTATTCTATAGCTTCCCTGTTTATAGGGCCTACTGCGGCTTCGTGTGTCAGATCTGCCTTGGGGGAGCCGTCTGAATACAGTTCAGGTATGGCATGTATCAACGCATCGTTAGAAAGCAGCATACCCTTGCATTCCAGGTGAGCTTTGGATGTATTGCTCTTTGCTATGAGGTTTCCCCTCATTACCACCTTGGAAGAATCCACTCCTGCTGCTCTACTGATGGCTTCCCCGCTGGTATGGTCACCTTCCAGCTGAATCACAGACCCTACGTCCAGCTTTGAATCCTCGCATCCGTATATTATGCTGTTGAACCTGCAAGTTGCACCTTCACCTTTTAACACTGCTTTAGGGTTGGTCTGCAACGATTTTACCGGTTTTAATAGTATATAGTTGTTTATAAACTTTCCACCCTCTTCTATATGTGCCCCTGTCCTAGGTCTCACGTGAAATCCTTTAGACCAGTTGTGCACCATTGTGAAGGTGAGGGAGGCATTCTTTTTTACATAGAATTCCGATATGCCTACATGCAGCCCGGAAGGGAGATCCTTGCTTACGCTGCATCCCGTTATTATCTCGGCCTGGCTGCCCTCTTCAGCTATTATGATATTGTGCACTCTCTGGCTGGCATCGGTTTCCGACATCAGCAGGCAGGCCTGGATGGGGATATCTACCTTTGCTCCAGGCAGTATCCTGATAAAGTAACCGCCTTTCTGGTACAGGTGTGCATATGCTGTATATTTATCAGCACCCACATCTACGTTTTTCCACCAGTAGTCTACCAGCCAGTCATGTTTTTGCAGTGCATCCTCTATGCTCATAAGCTCTACTTTGCCACCATAGGCTTGTTTTACCCTCTGGTACAGCACTGAATCGTCCTGCTGGAAGTAGGAAGCGGAACGGTTGGTTTCCTCTGTGTCCACTCCTGCCAGCAACGATGCTTCTTTTATTCTCTGGGGGAGATCACTTAAAGTATCTACTCCTTCCTTCTCTTCCGGGAATATGAATTTATCCATATCCAGGTCATCGCCGTATTTAGCCTTTTTATCCTTTGCCTGTTGGGCTCTTTTGTTCAGTTCTTGATTTATCTGAATTAATTTGTCTGTAGATTGCATTCACAACACCTCTCATAGCCATACTTTGATATAGTTTCAAACAAGTCTCTAGGGTTTCCGCTGCATAGTATGGTTTTATCCATCAGTATATATCCTTTATCAGCGTTTACATATTCCAATATGTTTCCGGTATGGGTTATCATGAGTCCGGATGTTATCCTAGATTTTATCTTTCCTCCTTTTAACAGCTCCTTCAGGGCATTACCCACTATCACCAGGTTGTCCAAGTCAACACCTGCTTCCGGCTCGTCTATCATCACCAGCTTGGGATTTTGAACCATCAGCTGGAACAATTCACTTCGTTTTCTCTCGCCTCCGGAAAGGTTGTGGTTCAGGCCTCTATCCATAAGATATCCGCAATTGAGCTGTTCTGCCAACCGATCCCTGTCCACTTTGCCGTTGCAGCTTACTATTTTGTCAGTTATGCCCGCCAGGGTTATTTCCGGCACTGAAGGCGGGTTCTGCAGGGCTATGCCTATGCCCAGCTTTGCTCTTTGGTCTATGTCCATATCCGTTATGTCTGTGCCGCGGAATATTATTTTGCCTTCCATGACCTCAGGTCCCGACATTCCCATTATGGTCTTTATCAAGGTACTCTTACCTGAACCATTGGGACCCATCAATATGTGGGTTTCTCCATCAGGTATACACATATTTATATCTTGAAGGAGTATGTTGTCATCTATACCCACTGTAAGGTTTCGTATTTCAAGCATATTTTCTACCTCCATTATCTTTGTATTTTATAGTTTTATACCCTTTTAGGGTTTATGGTAACCATTATTTATATATTAAAAATATCCTATACAATTATATCGTATTTTTTCGATTAAAGCACAAAAAAATAGATTTATATTGCTGATGGCTGGGACAAAATAGTTTGTATCTCTACAAATAGTTCCTACCCTTTTATGGTATAATAATGAAAACACGTTAATGGTATCTAATGTATGTAAAATAACCCTTTGAAGGAGGGAATCTATGAAACCTGTGATAATAACAGATTCCTGTAGCGATCTGCCTATAGAATTCGTTCAGGAAAATAATATTGAGGTATTAGGTTTGAATGTTTATTTCAAAGGAAAAGAATTTCAGGACGATTTAGGACAGACCCTGAAGTATGACGAATTTTATAATGCTGTGAGAGATGGAGAACTTCCTTCTACATCTCAGATAACCTCTCCTGCCTTTACTCAAGTCTTTGAAAAGTATGTGAGCAAAGGAAATCCCATCATATACATAGGCTTTTCTTCCGCCCTCAGCGGTTCTGTCAACAGTGCCCATATAGCAAAAAACGCAGTGATGGAAAAATTCAAGAATGCTGATATAACTATCATAGATACAAAGAGTGCCTCTCTGGGGGAAGGGCTGATAGTTCATTATGCTTACGATATGCTGAACCGGGGATGTTTAAAGGAAGAGATAGTGGATTGGATAGAAAACAACAAGTTAAAAGTAAATCATTGGTTTACTGTAAGTGATTTAAATCATCTCAAGAGAGGTGGAAGAGTGTCCTCTGTAGCCGCCACTTTAGGCACATTGCTCAATATAAAGCCGATTTTACATGTTGACCATGAGGGAAGGCTGATCCCTGTAACCAGGGTTAAAGGGAGAAGAAAATCTATCAAGGCTTTGGCGGATATGTTTAGGGAAAAAGCGGTGAATCCGGAAAAACAGGTTGTAGCCATCAGCCATGGGGATTGCATTGAGGATGCAAAGCGGCTAAAGGAAACAATTTTGAAAGATCATAAGGTTAAAAAGTTTATCATAAATCATGTAGGTCCCGGGATAGGTTCTCACTCCGGTCCGGATACGTTGGCATTGTTTTTTATGGGGGATAGAAGGTAATAAGGTATCATATACCCACGGAACTTATATATAGAAGAACGTTCATGCAATGAATATTCGGAGAAAACTATGAAGGTTATTCTAACCGAATATTCATGATATAAGTTCCTGTTCGAGAATTTAAACCTAAACTTAATTCAGGGAGTATATGATGCCTGTAGATGCGACTAATGTGCCGCACTATACATTGAGTATTCATTATAATATAGTGCGGCAGATTGCGGAGCACGGAAGGTATCATATACTTCGGGTATAGCTGTTTTATTGATATAGATCTTATATTCCTGCTTAATAATTCGTTAGAGGTCTGATATTCATGAGAAAGATAATATTGATAATATGTGTAGTTGTGCTTATTTTTTCTTCATATATGATCATAGATTATTTTTATAGCGGTGTAAAAACTCAAAATATGTATCGGGATATATCCCGGTCTTATCATGAGGATAAAGATACTATTGAATTAAAAAAAATAAACGGCAATATCATAGGATGGATACAGATACCCGAAACAGGGATAGATTTTCCTGTGGTACAGGGAGAAGATAATGATTATTATTTAAACCACGATATAAAGGGGGAACAGGACAAGCATGGGGCGATATTTATGGATTATAGGGTCCGGCCTGATCAGCATAAAAATATAATCATATATGGTCACAATATGAAGGACGGCACCATGTTTGAGCCTCTGAACCGGTTTAAAAAACAGGAGTTTTGGGAAGATCACAGGTACATTCATTTGGATATAGGAGGAAAAGAACATCGCTATCAGGTTTTCTCTGCATATGTGACTAGCGGTGAGGATACAGATTATTTGCAAATTTGTTTTGCATCCCCACAGGATTTTGTGGATTTTTTAAACAGGATGAAAAAAAGGTCCCTTTTCCCATCACAACCGGACTTTACCGGAAATGAAAATATAATAACCTTGTCCACCTGCAGCTATGAGTACAAGGATGCAAGGCTGGTAGTGCATGGGATCAGAGTAGATTGAGTGGATCTACTGCATCAATCCGTATTTTGTTTTAACCCTTTTCAGTTTTTTACCTATAGGTTCAGATAGCACCAACAGAAATACCACATTGGAGACAGAGTATACTATCATGAATGGTACCGCCGACGCTATAGCTATAATGTATCTGTCCCAAGTAAAGAGACCGTCAATAGATATTACAAACCATATATCCATCATCAATGAGTATAATATGCCTGAGACCACTCCATATATGGATAATACAATCTTGTTTTCCATTATGCCGGCTCGAGCCAGCAGCCCTGCAATAAAGCCCAGTATCCCCCAAGACATCATTTGAAAAGGTGTCCATGGACCCTGGCCGAAGAACATATTGGATACAATAGCAGATATAGCCCCTGTCAAAAAACCTACTTCCGGTCCGAATGCAATACCTGTTATGGCGGTTATGGCAGTAACCGGTTTAAAGCCGGGCAGCATGGCAAACACCAGTCTGCCTGCAACTGATATGGCGGACATAACAGCTATGCAAATTATTTCACGGGCTTGGGGCTTTCTCTTTTTAAACAGCAAAAAAAACGGCACACAGGACAAAAATGCTATTATCATGGATATCAGGTTATATTTCCTATCTTTAAACAGCACCACTCCAACGGCTATCACAGCCGGTATTGCAATGAATATAATTATCGCTGACAACAGTTTCTTCAGTCTTTTGCCTGTTGCTCTGCCCATTTTCATATCACTCGTTTTTTGTTCAGTTTGCATAACTTTATCACATCCTGACATGTTACCGCATTTTCAAATATATATCTGGACATCCTATTTGCAGCTGTAGTGTAAAAGCTGTTGTGGCTAAAAAATGTAACAGGATCGTCTTCAGATACGATATTTCCATCAAAAAACAAGGCACATCTATCGGAATGCTCTGCTGAAAACTCTATATCATGGGTTACTATTATTATAGCCACTCCTTTTGATTTGAGTTTGTATAAAATATCTGCCAGCACCGCTTTAGAATACGCATCTATCCCTTTTGTGGGTTCATCTAACAAAATTATTTTGGGCCTCAACAACAATATCTTTGCAAAGGCTGTTTTTTGCTGTTCCCCACCGCTCAAGTCGTATGGGTGTTTTCGTAGGAGTTGGGATAAGTTCAATTGGTCCACTACAGCATCAAACTCTTGTTTTGCCTCGTGTTTATCGTATTTGTTTATCCTTATCACTTCTTTTAGCTCGTCTTGTACTGTGTCTTTTACAAACATGGTTTGAGGGTTTTGGGGCAGCATGGCTAATTTGTTCCGGTATAGCCGGGTGTCTGTATACGAATTTATTTTTTTAGCCTTTATCAAAACTTTTCCCCGATAGGCCTTATAAATACCTGCTATAACCCCTAATGCAGTAGTCTTGCCTGTCCCGTTTCCCCCTAATATACTGAAAATCTCTCCTTTATATGCCTTGAGCCATACCCCTCTCAATACATCAGGTAACTGCCTTTGATATCGGAACCAGACATCCTTCAGCTCCACCGCAACTGAACGGGAAGGCTGTTTTACTTTTTTATTTGCGTTTATTCTGCTGATGTGGCTGTCAAAATTTTTTGCCAACCATTGTCTTCCCTCTCGAACGGTCAAAGGACATTCCCCCCCTGTCCTGATCTGGCTGTATACCCTGACCGCTGCCGGCATACCCCACAGCATAACGTTGTTCTTTTTATATTGATCTTGTGCCAATTTTTTGCCCACGTTTCTAGGTGTATCACAGTATGTTATCCTCCCCTTATCCATCACCACAGCTTTATCTGCTATAGGGAATACTTTTTCTAATCTATGCTCCACCAGCACTATGGTGAGGGACAGCTCTTTGTTTATCTTGGATAGGGTATCGATGAATTCTGATGCTGCAATAGGATCCAGCTGGGATGTAGGCTCGTCCAGCACTAGTACCCTAGGATTCATCACCATGATGGATGCCAGATTTAAAAGCTGTTTTTGCCCTCCTGATAAATCGCTGGTCTTTTTCCTGAACCATTCCTGAATGCCGAAAAAACTTGCCATCTCTGCCACCCTTCGCCTTATGACAGGGGTCTTTATGCCCAGATTTTCCAGCCCAAAGGCCAGCTCATGCCATACCTTGTCAGTCACAACTTGGTTGTCCGGGTTCTGCATTACGAATCCTATCTCACATGCGGCTGCCCGCCTATCCAGCTCTTTTATGTCTCTGCCCCTGTACAGTATATGTCCCTCTGTTTTGCCGTGGGGGGTCAACTCTCTCTTTAGATGTTTTAAAAATGTGCTCTTCCCGCACCCTGTGCTCCCGCATATAACTACGAATTCCCCCTGTTCTATTGAAATATTTAGATCATCCAACGCTTTTTTGTTCTCCATGGGATATGTAAAGCTCAGATTTTTGACATCAATAAGCGCCATTTGATTTCCTCCTTTATCTCTATTGCAGCAGGCAGTATCATCAGTATTAAATATGATAGGTAAAACATCATTCCGGTCCAAGAAATATCTATGTCCGTTATATATGGGTAATAATCAAAATGGGAATAATTCAGTATCTCTCCTAATATATTCACAGAAACCAATGCTGCTATAATGCCTAGCAAAATACCGTCTCTTTTTTCAAATTTAAACAAAGAAAAGCTGGAGCGTCCTTTAAGGCCGTATCCCCTGGCTTTCATTGAATCAGCCGTGTCTATTGCATTTTCCAACGCCCAGGTTATCAATATGGAAAGAATCCTGAGGCCGCTCTTTGCCCTCTGCAGTATATTGCCGGTGGTTATATACATACCTATAGCTTTCTGGGAATTGGATATCCGCTTTGTCTGTTCTTTGAATTTAGGCACCAGCCTCAAAGTCATGGATATTATAAGGGCGATGGAGGGAATAAAGCTTCCAAATAAACATATGAATTTATCGGTAGTCATAACGGCGTTATAGGAGCTGAACCAAAATATCACTGTCATTATCATAGCTGCCATAGCTAATCCGTACATGATGGCCTCTAAAGTTATAGGGTTGTAGTCTATATAGAACAAAGGTGTTACTCCTTTATGGCTAAACAAAGGGTTACATACGGCTATTATCAAAAACATGGGCAATGCAAACAGCAAAGTATTTTTGAATGCACGCCTTCCGTTTAAAACAAAGGACAGCATTATGGATGCACAAAGGGATATGCTTAAATAAACAGGATGCATGTAAAACATGGAAAACACAATAACTGCGGTAAAATATACAAATAATACAATTGGATGATATGCTTCAAATGCTCTCATGACTTTCCCACCTATTGTTATTTATCTAACCATTTTACTCCTAGATCCCTGCCTAAATCACAGGTATAGTTCCATTGGATATCGTCTCCCTCCTTCAGCTTATATAAGCTGCAGCCGTAATTAGGATACCGTCCGTTAACACAGTACATCCATCCGCTCAGTTCTCCGCAGCTGAATTCATATAAGTTGTTTATTCCCTGTACATATACACTCCCGTATTGGTTTTTGTCCGCACCCTGGTATTGCATATGTATCCTATATTTCCTGGTAGCCTTTACCAGAATATCGAATACTGTCTCTCCATCCTTTAACTCGAATTTGGTTTTTTTCAATATGACACCATCAGAAGGAACAAATCTTTCACTGTTTAAAGCAGGATCCAGCTTATCCCTATTTTTTAATATAGTATGACATTTTATAGTCAAGGTCACATGCTTTTGGGGTTTGGGCTGTTGTTTTTTAGATTCCGTTTGCTGAGGGGGGTTGGATTTGACCTCTTTTTTTAGGCTCTGTTTTGCCTTTGGCTGCAATGCTTGTTTTGTGCCGGTCTCTTGAGTTGGCTTTTCGCCTGTATGTATGTCTTTAGCATTTTGCTCTTTGTTTTTATTCCGGCTGTTTGTGTCCTGCCCATCCTTTTGTGTTTTTGTTTCCTGCTTATCCTTTTGATTTGTTTTGCTATCAAGAGGGGGCTGCTCCTCCCCGTCTTGTTGTTGGTGTTTTGATATCAATGTTTTGGCAGGTTCTGCCTTATCCGGCTCAACATTCGGTTTGCCTTGTTGGTCAATCCTTTGCCCTGCTTGGTCTGATCTGTGGTACTGGTCGACAGATTCTATTTTACACCCTGTAAACAATGACAAAATGATAACTACAATCAAAGCTGAAGCCAGTAATCTATTTCTCATGGTTTACCCTCCTGTATTTTAACAGCAAAATCAAAAGAGTGTATCCCCTTTTGATTTTGCTTGGTTATTTTTTGATCTACTTTTTATCATGGGCTGAAATCTTGGTGTTTGTAATTATGTATACGCCTATGCCCAATGCTATTATAAAGGCTATTAAGATATATGCTATGCCGCCATCTCCTGTTCCGGGGCTTCCATTCACGGATTCTATTATTTCCATACCGGTATCCTCTATATTGTTTCTGTCTGTTGAATCGCCCTGTGCACTTGTATTATCTTGATCTGCTTGCTGATTTTCCAGTTCTAATCTGTCTATAGCATCTTTAGCATCCAAAACCTCTTGATAATACTGGACGTTAGTTTATTAATTGCATCCACCGTAGCAAGGCCTATCAAACACAAGGGGACGGTTCTATTGTGCACTTTTAAAAGTGCACAATAGAACTGTCCCCTTGTGTTGTTGCTGTCACTTATTATTGATAGCAATAACCAATGCTGTGGTAGATAATATGAATACAATTGAAATTTCTATTATAATTGCGTATGGTTTCCAGATTCCGAAATCAAAAGAAAAACTAGCTATACTCGGCAACATATATGAACTTGCCATAGGGATTGCATTTAACAAATAATTCATAAAATTTGTTGAAGATGATACAATTCTACTTCCTATCATATAAAACACACTTAGACTAACACCTAAAATTATAGCTGTGGTTGTCTTTTTTGATTTAAAAGAAATATATCCCATTAAAGTTGACAAAGCAAGTATCCCAAGAATTTCTGCTAATACCATAATTATAACGGCTCCCCCTATAGAAAAGCTACCAAAGGAGAATAAGGCAATCATCTTAAAGCTGCTTTTTAATGCATTAAGCCCTATTTTAGAGCTAATCATCCCTATTGTCACTAATGTGGCTATCAGTGTCAGTATAATCCCATAAAAAATTACTGGTAGAATTCGCATGGCCATATTCTTTTTATAGCCTTTTGTAGTTTTGATAATCTCCATGCTCTCGTCTCCAAAGCTCTCCGAATAAGTTTCTGAAGCAAAAAATGTTACTAGAAGTAAAATAATTATAAAAAGTATCTGTATATTATCAAGAGCAGTAAAATAAATATAATAACCGGGATATTGAGCAAACGGGATCTTCACCTTATTCAATTTAGTCAGTGCAGTTTGCTGTTCTTTTGTTGGAAGTCTCTTTAGTAACACTTCAAATTTATTTCTCCAACATTGATAAAACTCTTTCGCATATTTATCCGGATAGTCCTCAATTTTGTTTTCAGTATACAGAACTCCGGGATAATTATTTACAAGGCCGCTAATAATAAACACCTGCGAACTATAACGTCTATCTTCTGATTTTTCATCCCGGACTTTTTTTAATGATGCAAAAAGATTCTCTTCTTTGATATCTCCTTCATATACAGCATCCTCCTGTAAGCTAGGAGTGATATCTTTTATATCATCTACTATTATAAAATTCAAGCCTATAGTTATAATCAAAATACCCATTATGGAAAACAGTACATATTTTGTACATAGACGACGTTTCATTTCTAAAAACAGCATAGCATTACCTCCTGATATAATTCCATGAAGTCATTAGCAAACTCATAAAAAATATCAATATACTAATGAATAGATTAAATTCAAAAAGAAACATTGCTTTACCAAGGATAGAGATTACTGGCATCATTGAGTTGGCGAAGGAAAATACCAGGCTGCTTGGTAAGATTAAACTCATGGCTTTCAGTATTGGATAATTGTCTAAAGTCCCCATTACAGACAACAAAAATCCACTAATAATAACTAGAACAGTAATACTCATTACCGTCGAAGTCTTCTTTGATTTAGATGACACAAAAGTGGTGAATGCAGAAATTGTAAGTATTCCAATTAATCCAAATAAGACCATCCTGTCCATTAGTTCACCTAAATTATAAGGTAGGATAGTTGTAGCCCATACCTGAGCCGATGTTTCAAGAGCATTGGCTGGAAGATAATGCTTTAAAATTGCTATATACGTTCCCATTCCTACAGTATAGATTAAGAATCCCATAATTACTGGAATAAGGAGTTTGGAAGATAATAGCCCTCTTCGTCCTAATTTTGTTGTGGATATTATTTCATCTAAACCACATTCCTTATCTCTTGCAATAATTCCACTTGAAAAAAATCCTACCACTATTAATAGCACAAATCCAAACAACTGAATATGTTCAGCACCATCCCTCCATGCTTCAAATCCACCATAGTATTTATATGGCTTTTCTACTTCGTTCCATATTTCCAAAGCTAATTCTCTTTCTACTTGATTTTTTGTACCTCTATCAATTAAGTTTTGATAATATAAGTTTTCATTTTCATAGAAATGAGAAGCAAAATCCCTGGAAAACCATGACTCAAGGTTAGTATCTCCAAACATCTTTTTTAATCGATAATCTTGCATGATTAAGGTGTCAGCATAAACTGCCAATTTCAATAACTCATCATTCATTACAATATCATTTTCTTCGTTTACGGAGTTCAAGAAAACTTCACCACTTCTTCGAAAATTATCAACCGTCATTTTTCCTGCATATGCATTTCTATCCTTGGCTGCAGCTTCTATAGCTTCAATACCCTTAAGACCTTTATAGCAACCAGTCATCATAAATCCTTCTGTTCGCCCCCCTATAATAAACCAAGCCCACAGCCCTCCAAGAATAATAGAGATTAAAATATAGGATATAAATCTCTTTGCACTCATTTGACGTTTTAGTTCAGAAATAAATATATCCATTATTTTGCCCCCTTTACCTTTGAAAGGTAGAAATCATTCAAATTTGGTTTCACCAGCTTAGAATTTTTGAGTGGTAAATCCGCGATATATCGGATCCTTATCTTTCCATCCCCTTCATTATGAAAATTGACAATGCAATATTTCTGTTCTAACATGTATATTTCTTCGTCTTTTACCACCGTTTCAAAAACCATGCCTTCAATGGAATTGATTAAGGTCTGGCTTTCTCCTGATTCAATAATTGTTCCGCTTTCCATCAGCACGAGATAGTTTGCAATAAATTCTACATCCGATACAATATGAGTTGAAATAATGACAATTTTTTGCTCACTAATTTTTGCTAAATATTGACGAAATCTTCTTCTCTCCTCAATATCAAGTCCTGCTGTCGGTTCATCAACAATCAATATATCTGGATCATTGAGCATAGCCTGGCAAATGCCTACTCTTCTTTTCATTCCTCCAGAGAGCTTCTGTACTTTTTTGCATTTTACATCAGATAGATTGAATTGTTCCAATAAATCTTTAATGCGTTTATGCCTTGTAGCTTTGTCGATATCCTTTAAAGAACCTATATAATGTAGAAATTCTCCTACTGTCTGATTCTTGTCATATCCAAAATACTGAGGCAAATATCCTATTTGATCCAAATATCTACCACCTAAACTAGAGATTGTATGACCATTATAGGTTATTTTTCCTTTACTTGGCTTTAAGTTTCCTACCATCATTCTCATCAAAGTTGTTTTCCCAGCACCATTCGGACCTAAAAGCCCCCATATCCCTGGAGTAAAATTTAGGTCAACATGATTTACAGCCTTTAAATCCCTGAATTGTTTTGTTACTTTATCAATCCTCAATTCCATTCTAAATCCTCCCCCAATAATAAATAAACCTCTATCAAATCATAGTCTATCAATGATTTGATAAAGGTTTATTCACACTCTATATAGAATTTATAAA
Proteins encoded:
- a CDS encoding ATP-binding cassette domain-containing protein, with product MELRIDKVTKQFRDLKAVNHVDLNFTPGIWGLLGPNGAGKTTLMRMMVGNLKPSKGKITYNGHTISSLGGRYLDQIGYLPQYFGYDKNQTVGEFLHYIGSLKDIDKATRHKRIKDLLEQFNLSDVKCKKVQKLSGGMKRRVGICQAMLNDPDILIVDEPTAGLDIEERRRFRQYLAKISEQKIVIISTHIVSDVEFIANYLVLMESGTIIESGESQTLINSIEGMVFETVVKDEEIYMLEQKYCIVNFHNEGDGKIRIRYIADLPLKNSKLVKPNLNDFYLSKVKGAK
- a CDS encoding DUF4430 domain-containing protein, coding for MRNRLLASALIVVIILSLFTGCKIESVDQYHRSDQAGQRIDQQGKPNVEPDKAEPAKTLISKHQQQDGEEQPPLDSKTNQKDKQETKTQKDGQDTNSRNKNKEQNAKDIHTGEKPTQETGTKQALQPKAKQSLKKEVKSNPPQQTESKKQQPKPQKHVTLTIKCHTILKNRDKLDPALNSERFVPSDGVILKKTKFELKDGETVFDILVKATRKYRIHMQYQGADKNQYGSVYVQGINNLYEFSCGELSGWMYCVNGRYPNYGCSLYKLKEGDDIQWNYTCDLGRDLGVKWLDK